A DNA window from Streptomyces canus contains the following coding sequences:
- a CDS encoding LacI family DNA-binding transcriptional regulator, protein MVTLAEVAQHAGVSASTVSYVLSGKRSISTSTRQRVEESIRELGYHPNAGARALASSRSNIIALMIPLRTDMYVPVMMEIAIAVATTARTHGYDVLLLTGEEGPDAVRRVTGSGLADAMILMDVELDDERLPFLRGTDQPSVLIGLPADTSGLTCVDLDFRATGALCVEHLAKLGHRDIAVIGEAPAVYERHTGFAERTLDGLRSRAQELGVRLLHRPCDGGYDAMAVTLARVLDERPSTTGFVVQNEQAVEPLLALLRQQGRAIPEDVSVVAICPEQVAVQASVRLTSVAIPAQEMGRHALERLVAKLEGRGEDEVVLIEPELTVRASTGPAPSAS, encoded by the coding sequence ATGGTCACCCTCGCCGAGGTCGCCCAGCACGCCGGAGTCTCGGCGAGCACGGTGAGCTATGTCCTCAGTGGCAAGCGGTCCATCTCGACGAGCACCCGGCAGCGGGTCGAGGAAAGCATCCGCGAGCTCGGCTACCACCCGAACGCCGGCGCCCGCGCCCTCGCCAGCAGCAGGTCGAACATCATCGCGCTGATGATCCCGCTCCGCACCGACATGTACGTGCCGGTGATGATGGAGATCGCCATCGCGGTGGCCACCACCGCACGGACGCACGGGTACGACGTCCTGCTGCTCACCGGCGAGGAGGGTCCCGACGCCGTACGACGCGTCACCGGCAGCGGGCTCGCCGACGCGATGATCCTGATGGACGTCGAACTCGACGACGAGCGGCTGCCGTTCCTGCGCGGCACCGACCAGCCCTCCGTGCTCATCGGCCTCCCCGCCGACACCTCCGGACTCACCTGCGTCGACCTCGACTTCCGGGCCACCGGCGCCCTGTGCGTCGAACACCTCGCGAAGCTCGGCCACCGCGACATCGCTGTCATCGGCGAGGCCCCCGCCGTCTACGAACGGCACACCGGCTTCGCCGAGCGCACTCTGGACGGACTCCGGTCGCGGGCCCAGGAGTTGGGCGTACGACTGCTGCACCGGCCGTGCGACGGCGGGTACGACGCGATGGCCGTGACGCTCGCCCGCGTCCTCGACGAGCGTCCGTCCACCACGGGCTTCGTCGTGCAGAACGAGCAGGCGGTCGAGCCGCTGCTCGCGCTGCTGCGCCAGCAGGGCCGGGCCATTCCCGAGGACGTCTCGGTGGTCGCGATCTGCCCCGAACAGGTCGCCGTCCAGGCCTCGGTGCGGCTGACATCGGTCGCCATCCCCGCACAGGAGATGGGCCGGCACGCCCTGGAGCGGCTGGTCGCCAAGCTGGAGGGCCGCGGTGAGGACGAAGTCGTCCTGATCGAACCCGAGTTGACGGTCCGGGCGAGCACGGGCCCGGCGCCTTCGGCGTCCTGA